A section of the Aminiphilus circumscriptus DSM 16581 genome encodes:
- a CDS encoding UxaA family hydrolase codes for MRTIRAYKRTDGSVGIRNKVLVLPSVVCAAETARMIAGQVQGAVSLQNHLGCGQIGEDAKMTIDTLVGLGRNPNVFGVLVVGLGCETARPHAVAEAIAASGKPVECVVIQELGGTLNTIREGVRLAMDLVQRASMEERVPCDAADLCVAVECGGSDPTSGIAANPSVGSACDRVVAAGGTVILSETTELIGAEHLLAKRAVTPEVGEALKAICRRMEQRAADMGTSLRGGNPSPGNIEGGLTTLEEKSLGCVHKAGTSPLQEVLPYGAAPTKKGLVMMDTPGFDIDSVTGMVAGGAQLCVFTTGLGTPVGNPIAPVIKVTGNPVTYGRMRDNLDINAGRILEEGLSIDEMGEEIWREILAVAEGKQTRSEILGYCESSFWRCGTCV; via the coding sequence ATGCGAACGATCAGGGCGTACAAGAGGACCGATGGTTCCGTGGGCATCCGCAACAAGGTGCTCGTCCTTCCCTCCGTGGTCTGCGCCGCGGAGACGGCGCGCATGATCGCCGGACAGGTCCAGGGGGCGGTGTCGCTGCAGAACCATCTCGGATGCGGGCAGATCGGCGAGGACGCGAAAATGACCATCGACACGCTGGTGGGGCTGGGAAGAAACCCCAACGTGTTCGGCGTTCTCGTGGTGGGGCTCGGGTGCGAGACCGCAAGGCCCCACGCCGTTGCGGAGGCTATCGCCGCCTCGGGAAAACCTGTGGAGTGCGTGGTTATTCAGGAACTGGGGGGCACTCTCAACACCATCCGCGAAGGTGTCCGCCTTGCCATGGATCTGGTCCAGCGGGCGAGCATGGAGGAACGCGTTCCCTGTGACGCGGCGGATCTTTGCGTGGCGGTGGAGTGCGGCGGTTCGGACCCCACGTCGGGCATCGCCGCCAATCCCTCCGTGGGCTCCGCCTGCGACCGGGTGGTCGCCGCAGGGGGGACGGTGATCCTCAGTGAGACCACGGAACTCATCGGCGCGGAACACCTTCTCGCCAAGAGGGCCGTCACGCCCGAGGTCGGCGAGGCCCTGAAGGCGATCTGCCGCAGGATGGAGCAGCGCGCCGCCGACATGGGAACGAGTCTGCGCGGGGGCAATCCCTCGCCGGGCAACATCGAGGGCGGTCTCACCACGCTGGAGGAAAAATCCCTGGGCTGCGTGCACAAGGCGGGAACCTCGCCGCTTCAGGAGGTGCTCCCCTACGGTGCCGCGCCCACGAAAAAGGGACTTGTCATGATGGACACGCCCGGATTCGACATCGACTCCGTCACGGGTATGGTGGCGGGCGGAGCACAGCTCTGTGTCTTCACCACGGGGCTCGGAACACCCGTGGGCAATCCCATTGCGCCGGTCATCAAGGTGACGGGCAATCCCGTCACGTACGGGCGCATGCGGGACAACCTCGACATCAACGCAGGGCGCATCCTGGAGGAGGGGCTTTCCATCGACGAGATGGGGGAGGAGATCTGGAGGGAGATCCTCGCCGTGGCGGAGGGAAAACAGACCCGCTCGGAAATCCTCGGTTACTGTGAATCGAGCTTTTGGCGCTGCGGCACCTGCGTGTGA